The Toxorhynchites rutilus septentrionalis strain SRP chromosome 1, ASM2978413v1, whole genome shotgun sequence genome contains the following window.
TGGAACGGTATAGGCGGCAGAGCTACGAGTTCGAGCAGCTTTGACGTGGCGCATTGGATGGAAATGCCTCTGTGATTGTGAATGTTGGATTTGTCTCTTTTCCTATATACCGGGAATCTATGCGCAGTTTTCCAAAGAATAGAGAGTTTGCCGTTTGACAACGGAAGACCAAACAAGTGCGGGGAGTAGGGCGAACAGCGACAGACATGGACAGTTTCACGACGAGAAACCGTACATCTTTCTGAAGGATGGAAACAGATGCGGTCGTGGCCTGGATACCATCCTGTATATGGTATGGAATGGTATTGAATTAATCGTCGAGAAACTGTCCAAAGTGTCGAAGTGTtactatagagactttaaacttttgcagttcattcgcctctagccctaaAAAGAGTCAATGTGAGTAACCTTACTCCAAACTCCTTCTCCAACTGCCTtgacaaagacacttcattgtcgttcgacGCTCCTTAACTAACCGTGTCTGCTTTCGGTACCACCAAACGATGATCTGTTGACctgtatattttttcttcgtttcatTACATATGagcatattttatttttcttcgaaaataacAAGGGACTATTCCTTCTAGGGAAAGAAGCCTTAATGATCATCATATTAtactaaatttgaaaaaaaatataattaagaaatccaaaataaattattccttTTTTTCTAGAATATCGTACACAGCGTCCTCTATGTGCTATTTGCCATAATTCTCACCGTGCAATGTCGAAGCGTGGTAACAAATAATGATTCAGGTATATTATTTGTGGAAGTTGAAATGAGTTTACCACTAAtttattgtgattttaggtGACAGTAAGTTAATGCATCTGCGATCTTTGGAGAAGGATACACAAATTTATGATGCTGGGATTGCCAATGTTAACGGACGGTTTGGAAAAAGCATTCGAGCATTCACCGTAAATGAATTTGAGAGATACATAGGTGGATTAGAATGATTGCTATAGATATTGTGGCATGTGAATTCGCAAATTGAAATACCTAATGATATATTTATTAAATACAATTTtcgtatatttttaaatatctaatGTCATTCAGAACTGTACACTTTACATGTTTTGCTAAAAACTCATTTTAGTTATGTTTATAAAATACAGATTCGTCTACGCGTTTAGTTCTTAATATCGACGAATTTACTTTCGTTTGCGACCATAGCTCGTGATCGTTTCACTGGCCATTCCACCGCACAGAAGCTCATGGTGCCTAATATTCCGGAGACTAGAAGAATTGCAAGCTGCATGCGGAGACCGAGGTGAGACGAGTATACGAAACTGACAGCAGTTGCCACAGACTGTAAATGATAAGAGGAAATGATACCCACATCTACATGAATGCATAGTTATCGGTGGATATGCTGTACCTGcgtgaatttgaaaattgaaaatgcttCTGCTGAACTTTTCGCGAAAACACCTCCCAACATCGAATAGATTTGTGTGTTGAAGCACGCATCGCCCAAGCCGAGTAGGAAGGAGCATAAAATAGCAATAGACGGTACTGGTGGATCAAAGTACGAAACATCGTCGGTATCCCCAAATGGTGCAGAGTCAGGGAGGTTCATGAATACTAGGAAGAAACTCATAATATGGATTATAAACCCGATTATGACAATGGGGTCGCGGCCCCATTTTGTGGTACGTTTGCCCAGTAGGCCAAACACTATTCCACCTAGGACTTCTCCGACGCCGAGGAACACACCATTGAGACCTACAAGTTGCTTTGCAGTCTCGCCAATAGCGTTAGTAAAACCAATACTGGCACCATACACACCGCTGAAAAAGGATAAGGCCAAGCCTGCATTTTATAGAAAGAAAAACATTATATTATAAAAGGGAATAACAATTGTATCCATGGGTAGAATATAGAATCACCTGTATAAATGAATGAAACGCTTAACAGAAGCATCCGTTTAGTAACGAATAGTCTGATAGCACTAACCAAAGCCTGCTTTGGACTTTGCTGAATTTCCGGGATGCCATCATCAGATATTTCCTGCGTACTGCGATTATGAGGATTTCTCAAACAACACAGAAATACAATACCAATGATTGCTACACCAGTCAAAATAGAGAATACTAGTGTACGTGTTTCCATGTCGATGTGCGTCTTTCCTTGAAACATAAAGAACACCAAGAGATTTCCGAAGAACatactgaaataaaaaaaaaaacattttcaatacATCGTACGGTAAGAAATAAATGTTGCACAATACCTCATTTGTAACATGGCCCAAAATATTCCAGAGTTTCTGGATATGGTTTGTTCATCGCTGCATTTCGACAAATACATTCCCTGACCTATCCATATGAGTGCCGCTCCTGAACCTAGCACAGCACTCGCCACATACAGTAACCAAGTCCGTGGCCACATAAATGTCACGATGAAAACGCtgtaaaacaaaaacatttttattttatttattttattatggTATGtcttatcttctatctatatctatatatataaaaacatcTCGTGttacggtgtttgttaccgaactcctccaaaacggctcgaccgattttgatgaaattatacacaaaaaacttggtaggcatgagcaTAGGttataaactatatatgataccgctaggataccgattactataTATTGAATACCGATTTGGGTGGCCTATGAAGATTTTTTgaggtaggattacgtctttcgggaacatattggggtacaaattgaaaatcgaaaatggagcacatcgtaaaaattgtccaatttcaaacgcttattgctcagtcatttcttgatggattgatgaaattttttttgtgttgaagaaaataatatatatcatgaaactaactatcgaacaattcaaaaatctcaacccctatcctaacggacaAACCcactcctgattggtcgaaattgacgacacatgcggcgggtccctaacagagaaatcaaaaccaagctgcctgggggaaatctacattgcaaatacatgaaagtgagggaacttttgttcactccgaaatgtgttccctaacagggacatcaaaaccaagctgcctggggaaaatcggcattgcaaatacccgataaatatatttaaaaaaagaattgttccctccgaaatgtgtttcctaacagtgacatcaaaaccaagctgcctgggggaaatcggcattgcaaatacatgaaagtagggggagcttttgttcctaccgaaatatgttccctaacaaagtcatcaaaaccaagctgcctggggaaaatcggcattgcaaatacatgaaagtaggggagcttttgttcccactgaaatgtgttccctaacagagttatttaaaccaaatcaaagagtttaacgatgtaattattctaacacatccaaaatcaataaatagcctaatggaatcctacgtcaactatgcggtcgtgtctcggacacaaccctactgtgacttttttttctgattttttttgtcttttcctCAAATTCGGCTTCTA
Protein-coding sequences here:
- the LOC129762452 gene encoding UNC93-like protein MFSD11, with the protein product MDHRLVNVIILGLGFMFLFTAFQTMGNIEQTVINSIKADEPTFEGDGYTSLAVIYAMLSVANWLTPSVLSKIGPKVAMLLGAITYCVFIVTFMWPRTWLLYVASAVLGSGAALIWIGQGMYLSKCSDEQTISRNSGIFWAMLQMSMFFGNLLVFFMFQGKTHIDMETRTLVFSILTGVAIIGIVFLCCLRNPHNRSTQEISDDGIPEIQQSPKQALVSAIRLFVTKRMLLLSVSFIYTGLALSFFSGVYGASIGFTNAIGETAKQLVGLNGVFLGVGEVLGGIVFGLLGKRTTKWGRDPIVIIGFIIHIMSFFLVFMNLPDSAPFGDTDDVSYFDPPVPSIAILCSFLLGLGDACFNTQIYSMLGGVFAKSSAEAFSIFKFTQSVATAVSFVYSSHLGLRMQLAILLVSGILGTMSFCAVEWPVKRSRAMVANESKFVDIKN